The Sulfitobacter donghicola DSW-25 = KCTC 12864 = JCM 14565 genome has a segment encoding these proteins:
- a CDS encoding hydantoinase/oxoprolinase family protein, translating into MTHLMNRVGVDIGGTFTDVALEHAGGLATCKVLTNYAQPEQAIIDGIQIAADKAGLALADITQVIHGTTLVTNSLIERRGAKLAFITTEGFRDVIEMRSENRFEQYDLNLTLPKPMVPREDRLTLNERMGPNGEVLLSLDPAEVDAMVATVLAGDYEAVAIGLMHSYANDAHEVQMAAALRAAAPDMSISISSVISPQMRELPRFNTVIANAYVQPQVADYLGRLVLRLNEVGIGAPVFMLHSGGGLISVDVATEQPVRLLESGPAGGAIFAADFARGHGLDSVLSFDMGGTTAKICLIEGGAPKTANTFEVARTYRFKKGSGMTVSTPVVEMVEIGAGGGSIASIDTLGRIQVGPRSAASEPGPACYGKGGEEPTVTDANLLLGRLDPDNFAGGAIPLSVSASDAAVTNKLANRLDMSSDQAAFGVTEMVDENMANAARVHTVENGRDIEHFTMIGFGGGAPLHACRLCEKLGIKELIIPPGAGVGSAIGFLKAPFSYEATRGLFQRLDAFDAASVNVALAEMEQEAKAFVEAGAKDAQTTTQLTAFMRYTGQGWEIPVPLLYKTFVDADMSEILAAFETAYRTLFGRVIDGLGIEITNWSLVVASVLPETPSVVRHTSGSPAAPLKTRQFFDAALRRTVDAQEVDRKAMSAGQLVEGPAIIVENETTTIVTSGYRAVGQGDGSLRLIRKGDAS; encoded by the coding sequence ATGACACACCTTATGAACCGCGTTGGCGTCGATATCGGCGGCACTTTTACTGATGTAGCGTTGGAGCACGCTGGTGGCTTGGCAACCTGCAAGGTTCTGACCAATTATGCCCAGCCCGAGCAAGCGATCATCGATGGTATTCAGATCGCGGCGGATAAAGCGGGGCTTGCATTGGCGGACATCACGCAGGTGATCCACGGGACAACGCTTGTCACCAATTCATTGATTGAACGGCGCGGCGCGAAGCTCGCGTTTATCACGACAGAAGGGTTTCGTGATGTGATTGAGATGCGCTCGGAAAATCGGTTTGAGCAATATGATCTCAACCTGACGCTGCCAAAACCGATGGTCCCGCGCGAGGACCGCCTGACATTGAACGAACGGATGGGGCCAAATGGCGAAGTTCTTTTGTCGCTTGATCCCGCTGAGGTTGATGCAATGGTCGCGACGGTGCTGGCTGGTGACTACGAGGCTGTCGCGATTGGCCTCATGCACTCCTACGCCAACGACGCCCACGAAGTGCAGATGGCTGCTGCCTTGCGCGCCGCTGCACCGGACATGTCGATCTCGATTTCATCGGTGATATCGCCACAAATGCGGGAGCTCCCGCGTTTCAATACGGTCATTGCGAACGCCTATGTGCAGCCGCAAGTCGCCGATTACCTGGGCCGATTGGTTCTTCGATTGAATGAGGTCGGCATTGGTGCGCCTGTGTTCATGCTGCATTCAGGTGGTGGTCTAATCTCGGTTGATGTTGCCACCGAACAACCCGTGCGCTTGCTGGAATCCGGCCCAGCTGGCGGTGCTATTTTTGCAGCGGACTTTGCGCGGGGGCATGGGCTCGACAGCGTTCTGTCTTTCGATATGGGCGGCACAACCGCGAAGATTTGCCTGATTGAAGGTGGCGCGCCCAAGACCGCCAACACCTTTGAGGTTGCCCGTACTTACAGGTTTAAAAAAGGGTCCGGTATGACCGTTTCAACGCCTGTGGTTGAGATGGTTGAAATTGGGGCAGGGGGTGGCTCCATTGCGTCGATAGACACGCTTGGCCGCATTCAGGTCGGGCCACGCTCTGCCGCGTCCGAACCCGGTCCGGCGTGTTATGGTAAGGGCGGCGAAGAACCCACCGTAACGGACGCCAATCTTTTGCTTGGTCGCTTGGACCCCGATAATTTCGCGGGCGGCGCAATTCCATTGTCGGTATCTGCGTCGGATGCGGCGGTGACCAATAAACTGGCCAACCGCTTGGACATGTCCAGCGATCAGGCCGCCTTTGGCGTGACTGAAATGGTGGATGAAAATATGGCCAATGCCGCGCGCGTTCACACCGTTGAGAATGGCCGCGATATTGAACATTTCACGATGATTGGATTTGGCGGCGGCGCGCCTTTGCACGCCTGCCGTTTGTGCGAGAAACTCGGCATCAAAGAGTTGATCATCCCGCCCGGTGCAGGTGTGGGGTCGGCCATTGGTTTTTTAAAAGCACCGTTCAGCTATGAGGCAACGCGGGGATTATTCCAGAGGCTTGACGCGTTTGATGCGGCCTCGGTCAATGTCGCATTGGCGGAGATGGAGCAAGAGGCGAAAGCCTTTGTAGAGGCTGGTGCGAAAGATGCGCAAACCACTACCCAGCTGACGGCATTCATGCGCTATACGGGGCAAGGTTGGGAGATACCAGTTCCGCTGTTATACAAGACCTTTGTTGATGCGGATATGTCCGAAATACTCGCGGCATTTGAAACCGCTTATCGAACGCTTTTCGGGCGCGTCATTGACGGGCTTGGAATTGAAATCACCAACTGGTCCCTTGTCGTGGCCTCGGTTCTGCCTGAAACACCTTCTGTTGTGCGTCACACGTCTGGGTCGCCTGCCGCACCGCTGAAGACACGCCAGTTCTTTGATGCTGCTTTGCGTAGGACCGTCGATGCGCAGGAAGTAGATCGCAAAGCAATGAGTGCTGGGCAGCTTGTCGAAGGCCCCGCGATCATTGTTGAAAACGAGACCACCACAATCGTCACATCCGGCTATCGCGCCGTTGGCCAAGGCGACGGAAGTTTGCGCCTGATCCGCAAAGGAGATGCCTCATGA
- a CDS encoding NAD(P)/FAD-dependent oxidoreductase, which translates to MTDRDAISLWDASAQEQDYRAPMSADITVDVAIVGGGYTGLSTGLHCAEKGLSAHVLEAEQIGFGGSGRNCGLVNAALWLPPQKVREKLGETYGPRFIKKFGSGPEYVFSLIEKHQIRCEVTRTGTIHAAHGPSGFTDLKERHKEWQRLGEPVDLLSRAEVSDMIGTDHFHGGLLDNRCGTINPMGYCRGLARAALGAGATISTGERATKLRRDGDLWKVETDQGVITAKAVVLGTNAYTDDLWPDLKRVFTMIHYFQLATKPLGPDAGHILPGKQGLWDTGQIMFNIRRDAYDRLIVGSMGKVVGSKDRGLSHRWAKKQIARIFPTLGPVEFEEAWHGQIAMTPDHLPRIHELETNLFTPIGYNGRGITTGTMFGETMAGLLTGMDRADLPLPMTDMSTVASAPIVSRIYQSAFTAKQILKAI; encoded by the coding sequence ATGACAGATAGGGATGCCATTTCGCTGTGGGATGCTTCGGCACAAGAACAGGACTACCGCGCTCCAATGAGCGCAGATATCACTGTGGACGTTGCAATTGTCGGCGGTGGGTACACGGGTTTGTCGACGGGATTGCACTGTGCCGAAAAGGGTTTGTCAGCACATGTCCTGGAGGCCGAGCAAATTGGCTTTGGTGGGTCAGGGCGCAATTGCGGGTTGGTCAATGCCGCGCTTTGGTTGCCGCCCCAGAAGGTGCGCGAGAAGCTGGGCGAGACATACGGCCCCCGCTTTATCAAAAAATTCGGGAGCGGTCCGGAATACGTTTTCTCGCTGATCGAGAAACACCAAATTCGTTGCGAAGTGACCCGTACAGGGACAATCCACGCTGCCCACGGGCCAAGCGGTTTCACCGACCTTAAAGAGCGCCACAAGGAATGGCAGCGTTTGGGCGAACCGGTCGATCTGCTTTCGCGTGCCGAAGTATCCGACATGATCGGAACAGATCATTTTCACGGCGGACTGTTGGACAACCGCTGCGGGACGATCAACCCGATGGGCTATTGCCGTGGTCTAGCCCGCGCCGCACTTGGCGCTGGGGCGACAATCAGCACAGGGGAACGCGCCACAAAGCTACGGCGTGACGGTGACTTGTGGAAAGTGGAAACGGATCAGGGCGTAATCACGGCGAAGGCCGTCGTGCTAGGCACAAACGCCTACACGGACGACTTGTGGCCTGACCTGAAGCGCGTCTTCACGATGATCCATTACTTTCAGCTCGCCACTAAGCCCCTAGGTCCTGATGCGGGTCACATTTTGCCGGGCAAGCAAGGTCTCTGGGATACAGGCCAGATTATGTTCAATATTCGGCGCGATGCTTATGATCGGCTTATCGTTGGGTCCATGGGCAAAGTTGTTGGCTCCAAAGATCGCGGTCTTTCGCATCGTTGGGCAAAGAAACAAATCGCGCGGATATTCCCGACACTGGGTCCGGTTGAATTCGAAGAAGCTTGGCACGGTCAGATTGCGATGACGCCCGACCATTTGCCACGTATTCACGAGCTTGAGACAAACCTGTTCACGCCAATCGGCTATAATGGCCGTGGCATCACTACGGGCACGATGTTCGGTGAAACCATGGCCGGATTGCTGACAGGTATGGATCGGGCTGACCTGCCACTTCCGATGACGGATATGTCGACTGTGGCGTCGGCACCCATCGTGTCGCGTATTTATCAATCCGCGTTCACTGCCAAACAGATACTCAAGGCCATTTAA
- a CDS encoding rhodanese-like domain-containing protein, with the protein MNRLKMSSSQMVSDARARIEEIETADLIGMLDDPNVVVVDIRDVRERQRSGYIPGSFHAPRGMIEFWVDPDSPYFKDIFAQDGKKFVFHCASGWRSAITTATLQDMGFDAAHLKEGFSNWEKQGGPVEFPEKKS; encoded by the coding sequence ATGAACAGACTCAAGATGTCGTCCTCACAGATGGTTTCCGATGCGCGCGCACGGATTGAAGAAATCGAAACCGCCGATCTTATTGGTATGTTGGATGACCCGAATGTTGTCGTGGTCGACATCCGCGATGTGCGCGAACGCCAGCGCAGCGGCTACATTCCCGGTAGCTTTCATGCGCCACGTGGGATGATTGAATTCTGGGTTGATCCAGACAGTCCCTATTTCAAGGACATCTTTGCGCAGGACGGCAAGAAATTCGTTTTCCACTGTGCTTCTGGTTGGCGTTCCGCCATCACAACTGCGACCTTGCAGGACATGGGCTTTGACGCTGCACACCTAAAAGAGGGATTTTCCAATTGGGAAAAACAGGGCGGCCCTGTCGAATTTCCCGAAAAGAAATCCTGA
- a CDS encoding IclR family transcriptional regulator: MIDAAPKEPKVDSTLSKGLLILENLAGSQNGKGVTELSKELGLTKSNTFRLLQTLTTLGYVQHRPDKSYAATLKTWRVGRASVENLNLRELAAPELLHLSQETGEAVYLAVRENLNVIYIDKIDSQKPIRSWNAIGGSAPLHCVGTGKAILAADFNKLRDQVSGVLTHHTEKTLTDLASLDADISATLARGYAFDTGEFRDRILSFGAAITLPGGEPVGALGISVPDINLPEGGVDQYGGLVSLAARSVSAKLGRG; the protein is encoded by the coding sequence ATGATCGATGCAGCCCCCAAAGAACCGAAAGTCGACTCAACCCTATCCAAGGGGCTTTTGATCCTTGAAAACCTTGCTGGTTCGCAAAATGGCAAAGGCGTCACCGAACTGTCCAAGGAACTGGGGCTCACCAAATCGAACACCTTTCGTCTGCTGCAAACGCTCACCACGTTAGGTTACGTGCAACATCGCCCCGACAAAAGCTATGCCGCAACGCTGAAGACTTGGCGGGTCGGGCGTGCGTCCGTTGAAAACCTGAATTTGCGGGAACTGGCTGCACCTGAACTTTTGCACCTGTCCCAAGAGACCGGCGAGGCGGTGTACCTCGCTGTGCGCGAAAATCTCAATGTGATCTACATTGATAAGATAGACAGCCAAAAACCCATCAGATCATGGAATGCGATCGGTGGCTCAGCTCCGTTGCATTGTGTTGGCACCGGCAAAGCCATCTTGGCCGCGGATTTCAACAAACTGCGGGACCAGGTTAGCGGTGTCTTGACACATCACACCGAAAAGACCCTGACCGATCTTGCCTCGCTCGACGCAGACATTTCCGCAACTCTGGCCCGTGGGTATGCCTTTGATACTGGAGAGTTCCGAGATCGTATCCTTAGCTTTGGTGCGGCGATAACATTGCCAGGCGGTGAACCTGTCGGCGCGCTTGGGATATCTGTGCCGGATATCAATTTGCCCGAAGGTGGTGTCGATCAGTATGGCGGATTGGTGTCGCTCGCGGCCCGCTCTGTTTCTGCCAAGCTGGGCCGCGGCTAG
- a CDS encoding molybdopterin-dependent oxidoreductase yields the protein MSDHKKKLTASHWGIGVATVVDDRIIAVEGHESDPAASEINANIAGSLYGKARILRPAVRKSWLDGSPAAVPRGRDVFVEVSWDRALDLIAQEITRVRKTHGNKAIFAGSYGWSSAGRFHHAQSQLKRFLNTQGGFVRSEGNYSYNAALGLMPHIVGPYRQHVAQATRWPVIAKHSDLVVMFGGMALRNTQVSDGGVSKHRMSDNLEACAKAGVDFVNISPLRSDAADVLAARWLPVQPGSDTALMMGLAHTLLQEDLCDLAFLQNYTVGFEQVRAYLMGETDDQPKDAEWASNLTGVDATEIRALARRMAGGRTMISVAAGVQRTDFGEQPMWMAIALAAMLGQIGLPGGGYTVGYGVNANIGNIERPFRWGTLPQGVNPVSEFIPVAMISEMLLNPAGSYQYQGQDRTFPDARMVWWAGGNPFHHHQDLNRLHDAFQTPETIIVNELNWTATARHADIVLPVAAAQERTDFGAGKSDNALVPMPRLVTPQGEARVEYDIYADLAARLGNEEEFTDGKSIDGWLNDIWETTRSRATKAGITLPDWQSFLAGDVVHLPDPSPEQVFLADYRSDPKKFALPTPSGKIELFSEAIAGFDLTDCKGHPAWFPPRDRANDPNGEFPLAMLSGQPKTRLHSQLDNGAYSLSHKIAGREPVLIHPDDAAARGIKSGDVVEMFNARGRCLAGAKVTDEISTGCVFLWTGAWYDPDFDAPQARDRHGNPNVLTHDLRTSLLTQSPAAHSAMIELRAFEDPLPPIEAHEQPPFGEEG from the coding sequence ATGAGCGACCACAAGAAAAAGCTGACTGCGAGTCATTGGGGCATCGGGGTCGCCACCGTAGTTGATGACCGTATCATCGCTGTCGAAGGGCATGAGAGTGATCCGGCCGCTTCGGAAATTAACGCGAACATCGCTGGAAGCCTGTATGGCAAGGCCCGTATTTTGCGCCCCGCAGTTCGCAAAAGCTGGCTTGATGGTAGCCCTGCTGCTGTGCCGCGCGGTCGTGACGTGTTCGTCGAAGTCAGCTGGGACCGTGCCTTGGATTTGATCGCGCAAGAGATCACGCGGGTTCGAAAGACACATGGCAACAAAGCGATTTTTGCCGGGTCTTACGGGTGGTCAAGTGCTGGTCGGTTTCATCACGCCCAAAGCCAGCTTAAGCGTTTTCTTAACACCCAAGGCGGGTTCGTGCGTTCCGAAGGGAATTACAGCTACAATGCGGCCCTTGGGTTGATGCCGCATATTGTTGGCCCGTATCGCCAACATGTGGCGCAGGCAACACGCTGGCCGGTGATCGCAAAACACTCGGATTTGGTTGTCATGTTTGGCGGCATGGCGTTGCGCAATACGCAGGTGAGTGACGGTGGCGTTTCCAAGCACCGTATGTCTGACAACCTTGAGGCCTGTGCCAAGGCGGGCGTTGATTTTGTCAATATTAGCCCTCTGCGTAGTGATGCTGCAGACGTCTTAGCAGCACGATGGCTTCCGGTTCAGCCAGGCAGCGATACGGCGTTAATGATGGGGCTCGCACATACGCTCTTACAGGAAGACCTGTGCGATTTGGCGTTCCTACAGAACTATACAGTCGGGTTCGAACAGGTCCGCGCCTATCTTATGGGCGAGACTGACGATCAGCCAAAAGACGCTGAGTGGGCTTCTAACCTGACAGGTGTCGACGCCACTGAAATTCGCGCATTGGCGCGTCGGATGGCGGGCGGGCGCACCATGATTAGCGTCGCGGCTGGCGTGCAGCGGACCGATTTCGGAGAACAACCAATGTGGATGGCGATCGCGCTTGCTGCGATGCTTGGCCAAATCGGTCTGCCGGGTGGGGGGTATACGGTTGGCTATGGTGTGAACGCCAATATAGGAAACATTGAACGGCCTTTTCGCTGGGGGACACTGCCGCAGGGGGTAAATCCTGTCAGTGAGTTCATTCCGGTGGCCATGATCAGCGAGATGCTTTTGAACCCCGCTGGATCATACCAGTATCAGGGCCAGGACAGGACGTTCCCGGATGCGCGGATGGTGTGGTGGGCGGGGGGCAACCCGTTTCACCATCATCAAGACCTGAACCGATTGCACGATGCGTTTCAGACACCCGAAACCATTATCGTGAATGAGTTGAACTGGACCGCCACGGCGCGCCATGCGGACATTGTATTGCCTGTCGCTGCGGCGCAGGAACGTACCGATTTTGGGGCAGGGAAGTCGGACAATGCGCTGGTGCCCATGCCAAGACTTGTCACGCCGCAAGGCGAGGCACGGGTAGAATACGACATTTACGCGGACCTCGCGGCGCGACTTGGGAACGAAGAAGAATTTACGGATGGCAAATCCATTGACGGCTGGTTGAACGACATTTGGGAAACCACCCGCAGCCGCGCAACAAAGGCAGGGATTACCTTGCCCGATTGGCAGAGCTTTCTTGCTGGGGATGTGGTTCACCTTCCTGATCCAAGCCCTGAACAGGTGTTCTTGGCGGACTATCGTTCTGACCCCAAGAAATTTGCCTTGCCAACGCCTAGCGGCAAGATCGAGCTGTTTTCCGAAGCAATCGCAGGATTTGATCTGACGGACTGCAAAGGGCATCCCGCGTGGTTCCCGCCGCGTGACCGCGCCAATGATCCGAACGGTGAATTCCCCCTCGCAATGCTTTCTGGCCAACCCAAGACACGGCTGCACAGTCAACTTGATAATGGCGCCTATAGTCTAAGTCACAAGATCGCGGGCCGCGAACCTGTTTTGATCCACCCAGACGATGCGGCGGCAAGGGGGATCAAATCGGGGGACGTGGTTGAGATGTTCAATGCGCGGGGGCGGTGTTTGGCGGGGGCCAAGGTCACCGACGAGATTAGCACAGGCTGTGTTTTTCTTTGGACCGGCGCGTGGTATGATCCGGACTTTGATGCACCGCAGGCCAGAGATCGGCACGGCAATCCAAACGTCCTGACCCACGACCTGCGCACGTCTTTGCTGACGCAAAGTCCGGCGGCGCATTCGGCGATGATTGAATTACGTGCCTTCGAAGATCCGCTGCCGCCAATAGAAGCGCATGAACAGCCGCCTTTCGGAGAGGAAGGGTAG
- the metC gene encoding cystathionine beta-lyase → MTRRTLTGIVSKDNTRESQMPNPTSNIADDLVQMGRPDRTAGRHVNMPLELGSTHVFDTLADFEAARDARYVSGTMYYGRYGNAASFKLEEMLARLEHADAVTLTSSGVAAITMALLTFARPGAHLLVADHVYGNTRAFCDGVLTRQGVDIEYFDPMIGADVADLMRETTCAVMFEAPGSGTFEMPDIPAIAIAARAAGIPSILDGTWATPIFCQPLTLGVDIVVASMSKYLSGHSDCMMGMIASGAKHAKDIRQTTMAIGDKTGGQEVFLALRGLRTLKMRMAYFDTVGRDMAKWFSNQPQVKTVLHPAFESCPGHANWKRDFSGASGLFGVVFHPCTDDQIRTFVDALHHFGIGVSWGGYESLVLPVTPQRSANTWHEEGQLVRFNIGLEEPETLKADLMAALPHLNTAPE, encoded by the coding sequence TTGACACGACGCACTCTGACTGGCATCGTATCAAAAGACAATACACGTGAGTCACAAATGCCCAATCCCACATCAAACATCGCAGACGACCTCGTCCAAATGGGGCGCCCAGACCGCACCGCAGGGCGGCACGTTAATATGCCGCTCGAACTGGGTTCGACCCATGTTTTCGACACGCTCGCTGACTTTGAGGCCGCACGTGACGCGCGGTATGTCAGCGGCACAATGTATTACGGACGCTATGGAAACGCGGCCTCGTTCAAGCTCGAAGAGATGCTCGCGCGCCTTGAACACGCGGACGCTGTCACGCTGACGTCATCAGGCGTTGCGGCCATTACCATGGCCCTTCTGACCTTCGCACGTCCGGGCGCACATCTGTTGGTTGCTGATCATGTCTACGGCAACACCCGCGCGTTTTGCGATGGTGTCTTGACCCGTCAGGGTGTCGATATCGAATATTTTGATCCAATGATTGGCGCAGATGTCGCGGATCTGATGCGCGAAACGACCTGTGCTGTAATGTTCGAAGCACCGGGATCTGGCACATTCGAAATGCCCGACATTCCGGCAATCGCCATTGCAGCGCGTGCGGCCGGAATTCCCTCGATCTTAGACGGCACATGGGCGACCCCGATTTTCTGCCAACCACTGACACTGGGCGTTGATATTGTCGTGGCCTCTATGTCGAAATACCTCAGCGGGCATTCCGACTGTATGATGGGGATGATCGCATCCGGTGCAAAACACGCCAAAGACATCCGCCAAACCACTATGGCGATTGGTGACAAAACCGGCGGCCAAGAGGTGTTCTTAGCTTTGCGCGGCTTACGTACACTCAAGATGCGGATGGCGTATTTTGATACAGTCGGGCGCGATATGGCGAAGTGGTTCTCGAACCAACCGCAGGTTAAAACGGTCTTGCATCCCGCATTTGAAAGCTGCCCCGGCCACGCCAATTGGAAACGCGATTTTAGCGGTGCCTCGGGCCTGTTTGGCGTTGTGTTTCATCCCTGCACTGATGATCAAATCCGCACCTTTGTAGATGCCCTGCACCATTTCGGCATCGGCGTCAGTTGGGGCGGTTATGAAAGCCTTGTTTTGCCCGTCACGCCACAGCGCAGCGCAAACACATGGCATGAGGAGGGCCAGCTTGTCCGCTTCAACATCGGCCTTGAAGAACCTGAAACCCTCAAAGCAGACCTTATGGCCGCCCTTCCACATCTCAACACTGCACCGGAGTAA